A DNA window from Arachis duranensis cultivar V14167 chromosome 3, aradu.V14167.gnm2.J7QH, whole genome shotgun sequence contains the following coding sequences:
- the LOC107479044 gene encoding histone deacetylase 6: MEKRESEYGGGASLPSQSCRDANERKVTYFYEPTIGDFFYGHGHPMKPHRIRMAHSLVVHYGLHRLLHVSRPFPASASDVGRFHSDDYVQFLSTVTPDLAVAAHANHSNYRTLRRFNVGDDCPVFDGLFNFCRVSAGASIGAAVTLNRGDADIAVNWAGGLHHAKKAEASGFCYVNDIVLGILELLKIHKRVLYVDIDVHHGDGVEEAFYTTDRVMTVSFHKYGDFFPGSGHIKDIGVGEGKNYSLNVPLNDGMDDESFRGLFRPIIQKVMEVYQPDAVVLQCGADSLSGDRLGCFNLSVKGHADCVRFLRSFNVPLMLLGGGGYTIRNVARCWCYETAVAVGVELDNDLPYNEYYEYFGPQYVLHYKPSRRDNLNKPRDLEKIRIKLLERLSRLSHAPSAPFQTTPSVTNVPEEEEEDMDVRPNCRLWNGQDFDSDNDENVKNTKSSNSAG; the protein is encoded by the exons atggagaagagagagagtgagtatGGTGGTGGTGCCTCGCTACCTTCACAATCATGCAGAGACGCGAACGAAAGAAAGGTGACGTACTTCTACGAACCCACCATTGGAGACTTCTTCTACGGTCATGGTCATCCAATGAAGCCTCACCGGATCCGCATGGCTCACAGCCTCGTCGTCCATTACGGCCTCCACCGCCTTTTGCACGTCTCCCGTCCCTTTCCGGCTTCCGCCTCCGACGTCGGCCGCTTCCACTCCGACGACTACGTTCAATTCCTTTCCACTGTCACGCCGGACCTCGCTGTCGCCGCTCACGCCAACCACTCCAATTACCGCACGCTCCGGCGATTCAATGTTGGCGATGATTGCCCCGTTTTCGACGGCCTCTTTAACTTCTGCCGTGTCTCCGCCGGCGCCTCCATCGGCGCCGCCGTCACGCTCAACCGTGGTGATGCTGATATTGCTGTTAATTGGGCCGGTGGCCTCCACCATGCCAAGAAAGCTGAGGCTTCGGGATTCTGTTATGTTAACGACATCGTTCTTGGGattcttgagctcctcaagATTCACAAG CGTGTGCTGTATGTTGACATTGATGTTCACCACGGTGATGGCGTTGAAGAGGCCTTTTACACTACTGATAGAGTGATGACAGTGTCTTTCCATAAGTATGGGGATTTTTTCCCAGGCAGTGGGCACATAAAAGACATTGGGGTGGGCGAAGGAAAGAATTATTCTCTGAATGTTCCACTAAATGATGGAATGGATGATGAAAGTTTCCGTGGCCTGTTTCGTCCCATCATTCAAAAAGTCATGGAGGTTTATCAACCTGATGCAGTTGTTCTTCAATGTGGAGCTGATTCTCTGTCAGGTGACAGGTTGGGTTGCTTCAACTTGTCTGTGAAGGGTCATGCAGATTGTGTTCGTTTCCTTCGATCATTCAATGTTCCTCTGATGCTTTTAGGTGGAGGAGGATATACGATTCGTAATGTTGCTCGCTGTTGGTGTTACGAG ACAGCGGTGGCAGTGGGAGTTGAGCTTGATAATGACTTGCCTTACAATGAATACTACGAGTATTTTGGCCCTCAATATGTTCTTCATTACAAGCCTTCGAGACGGGATAACCTAAACAAGCCCAGAGATCTAGAAAAGATTAG GATCAAGTTACTAGAACGGCTCTCCAGACTTAGCCATGCACCCAGTGCTCCTTTTCAGACAACTCCATCGGTTACAAATGTTCCAGAAGAG GAAGAAGAGGATATGGATGTAAGACCAAATTGTCGCCTATGGAACGGTCAAGATTTTGATTCGGATAATGATGAAAATGTGAAGAATACAAAATCTTCAAACTCAGCTGGCTGA
- the LOC107479045 gene encoding uncharacterized protein LOC107479045 encodes MEGKQFLMKSMVTFIVLFLLVGHPTPAVSELSSDGYGMVLPTSVATRGSLGWLHMNGGKVSMENSEGRFVGLSDWRSLRSNPSRPPTPHRSPTTIYKSPPPPPPPPPPPPPPPPPPHHHHHYHHHNHHHHSLPPPCNPPPF; translated from the exons ATGGAAGGTAAACAGTTTCTCATGAAGTCAATGGTAACTTTCATAGTGTTATTCCTTCTTGTTGGTCACCCAACTCCAGCAGTTTCTGAACTCTCATCCGATG GCTATGGGATGGTGTTACCCACATCGGTTGCAACTCGTGGCAGCCTTGGGTGGCTACATATGAATGGTGGAAAAGTAAGTATGGAGAATTCGGAGGGAAGATTCGTTGGCCTAAGTGATTGGAGGAGTCTGAGATCGAATCCGTCGCGGCCACCAACTCCTCATCGAAGTCCAACAACAATTTATAAAtcccctcctcctcctccaccacctcctcctcctcctcctcctcctcctcctcctcctcatcatcatcatcattatcatcatcataatcatcatcatcattctcttcctcctccttgtAATCCTCCACCATTTTAA
- the LOC107479046 gene encoding putative pentatricopeptide repeat-containing protein At1g64310 — MLIRFHWLQSELSNCICKSLLRAKQLHALLLRTHLLEDPFYATKLVRLYAANNDIHSAYQVFDESSTRSVYLWNSIIRAYAQSSRFDSAISLFRTMFGADISPDNYTYACVIRACCDNFDFGMLRLVHGAAVASGFGMDPICCSALVAAYSKLGFVNDAHRVFNGIAAPDLVLWNSLISGYVCSGSWEIGMRMFNWMRHVGGKPDGFTLAGLLGGITDSSMMSIGQGLHGLSLKSGLDSDSHVGSLLVSMYSRCKCMASAYSVFFSIFQPDLVTWSALIAGYSMSGEYEKALFYFRKLNKGNKKPDSVLIASALAAIAQAANIGPGYEIHGYVIRHGFESDVKVSSALVDMYSKCGFLHLGTRVFRIMPERNIVSYNSIISGLGLHGCASESFKMFDEMLAKGLMPDEATFCALLCACCHAGLVKDGREIFHRMKDEFHIMAMPEHYVYMVKLLGSAGHLEEAYKLVQSLSEPVDKAILGALLSCCNSSGNSKMAENVAQQLFESNPDDNAYSVMLSNIYAGDGRWDEAKNLRDRITGGQRKMPGLSWTEGSFC, encoded by the coding sequence ATGTTGATTCGGTTCCATTGGCTTCAATCTGAACTCAGCAACTGCATATGCAAGTCACTTTTGAGGGCTAAGCAGTTACATGCTTTGCTTTTAAGGACCCATCTCTTAGAGGATCCCTTTTATGCAACTAAACTTGTTAGGCTCTATGCTGCCAACAATGACATTCACTCTgcataccaagtgtttgatgaaagtTCTACAAGAAGTGTCTACCTTTGGAACTCCATCATTCGTGCTTATGCTCAGTCCAGTAGATTTGACAGTGCAATCTCCTTGTTTAGAACTATGTTTGGAGCTGATATAAGCCCTGACAATTACACTTATGCTTGCGTTATTCGCGCGTGCTGCGACAACTTTGATTTTGGCATGCTGAGACTTGTTCATGGAGCTGCTGTGGCTTCTGGGTTTGGAATGGACCCTATTTGCTGCAGTGCTCTTGTGGCAGCATATTCAAAGCTTGGTTTTGTTAATGATGCACATAGAGTGTTCAATGGCATCGCTGCACCCGATTTGGTTTTGTGGAATTCACTGATTTCTGGTTATGTGTGCTCTGGCTCTTGGGAGATAGGGATGCGTATGTTTAACTGGATGCGACATGTTGGGGGGAAGCCAGATGGATTTACACTTGCTGGATTACTTGGTGGGATCACAGATTCTAGCATGATGAGTATCGGCCAAGGATTACATGGTTTAAGCTTAAAGAGTGGGCTAGATTCTGACTCCCATGTAGGTAGTTTACTGGTGAGTATGTACTCAAGATGCAAGTGCATGGCTTCAGCATATAGCGTCTTTTTCAGTATTTTCCAGCCTGATTTGGTCACCTGGTCTGCTCTTATTGCTGGCTATTCGATGTCCGGGGAGTATGAGAAGGCATTGTTCTATTTCAGGAAATTAAACAAGGGAAACAAGAAGCCTGACTCTGTTTTGATTGCTAGTGCATTGGCTGCTATAGCTCAGGCAGCGAATATAGGACCCGGATATGAGATACATGGTTATGTTATTCGGCATGGATTCGAATCAGATGTCAAGGTCTCTTCAGCTCTTGTAGATATGTATTCAAAGTGTGGCTTCTTGCACTTGGGAACTCGAGTTTTCAGGATAATGCCAGAACGGAATATAGTTTCTTATAATTCCATTATTTCTGGTCTTGGTTTGCATGGATGTGCTTCTGAGTCTTTTAAGATGTTTGATGAGATGTTGGCAAAAGGATTAATGCCTGATGAAGCCACATTTTGCGCTCTCCTTTGTGCTTGTTGTCACGCTGGCCTTGTCAAAGACGGCCGGGAGATTTTCCATCGAATGAAAGATGAATTTCACATCATGGCTATGCCTGAGCACTATGTTTACATGGTTAAGCTTCTTGGCAGTGCTGGCCACTTGGAAGAGGCTTACAAACTCGTTCAGTCCTTATCGGAACCAGTAGACAAGGCCATCCTTGGAGCCCTATTATCATGCTGTAATTCTAGTGGAAATTCCAAGATGGCAGAAAATGTAGCTCAGCAACTTTTTGAAAGTAATCCTGATGATAATGCTTACAGCGTTATGCTTTCTAATATATATGCAGGTGATGGGAGGTGGGACGAGGCGAAGAACTTGAGAGACAGAATAACAGGAGGTCAGAGAAAAATGCCCGGACTGAGCTGGACTGAAGGAAGTTTCTGCTAA